A genomic region of Papaver somniferum cultivar HN1 chromosome 7, ASM357369v1, whole genome shotgun sequence contains the following coding sequences:
- the LOC113296640 gene encoding receptor-like kinase TMK4 yields the protein MKEKGKRNPFLKNLIPPFSITIFLFFFFTIFCFSLGLSADADVIQKLAEAIKPRPSGWSGPDPCEWPGIKCNGGNVQIIDLSQKLLSGSLEKVDFNQLTQLQTLTLQNNRFSGPIPSFSDLAFLKELFLDTNNFTSVPPKVFSGLTSLQVISVSENSDLEPWSLPEDLTQSTNLVTIYASNCHLKGSIPDFIAGFVSLQDLRLSYNDLTGVLPGNLATSSLKNFSVNNQVTGGLSGTLEVLGKMTDLVQVWVNKNKFTGAIPDLSNCTNLYDLNLRDNQLTGVVPRSLTELPSLRKVALSNNKLMGEFPTFKAGTDVTIKGQNSFCKEEPGPCDPQVTTLLKIAEALGWPATLADKWQGNDACQDWPFITCDNQKKNVTVVNLAKKHFAGTISPAFAELGSLKSLFLNDNNLTGSIPDGLLNLTQLQTVDVSNNDLSGLVPAYPSEKVKLKFDGNPNWGKVIAPSGSPPSGDPSSPDGQPGAHKNASVSAGMIAGVVIAVIVFLAVALLVGYKYFKRKHHVEFGRVQSPPRNGKEIARGTGTAGSSSRNGYGGVATELTSQSSGDNNSEAQYFEGGNVTISIEVLRQVTDNFSEKNILGRGGFGIVYKGELHDGTQIAVKRMESNLMGTKGLNEFQAEIAVLTKVRHRHLVALLGFCVNGHERLLVYEYMPQGTLSHHLFEWSQSGGNPLTWKQRVSIALDVARGVEYLHSLAQQSFIHRDLKPTNILLGDDMRAKVADFGLVKNAPDGKYSLETRLAGTFGYLAPEYAATGRVTRKVDVYAYGVVLMEILTGRKALDENLPDEQSHLVTWFRRVLINKDSVRKHIDPTLDPDDETYGNILTVAELAGHCTARDPSQRPEMGHAVNVLGPLVEQWKPTRDEEEDAYGIDLHMSLPQALMRWQSDEGTSTMATGHYSHTRTSSLGDSQSSIPTKPSGFADTFNSMDCR from the exons atgaaagaaaaaggaaaaagaaacccATTTCTCAAAAACCTAATTCCTCCATTCTCAATCACCATCttcctgttcttcttcttcacaatcttTTGCTTCTCATTGGGTCTTTCTGCAGATGCAGATGTGATTCAAAAACTTGCAGAAGCCATTAAACCAAGACCATCAGGATGGTCAGGACCAGACCCATGTGAATGGCCTGGTATTAAGTGTAATGGTGGTAATGTTCAAATAATTGATTTATCTCAAAAACTATTATCTGGGTCATTAGAAAAGGTTGATTTCAATCAGCTTACTCAGTTACAAACCCTTACTTTACAAAACAATCGATTTTCAGGTCCAATACCTAGTTTTTCTGATCTTGCATTTCTTAAAGAACTCTTCTTAGATACCAATAATTTCACTTCTGTACCACCAAAGGTCTTTTCTGGGTTAACAAGTTTACAAGTTATAAGTGTGAGCGAAAATTCTGATTTAGAACCATGGAGTTTACCTGAAGATCTGACACAATCAACAAATTTGGTTACAATTTATGCAAGTAATTGTCATCTAAAGGGTTCTATACCTGATTTTATTGCTGGGTTTGTGAGTTTACAGGATCTAAGGCTTTCTTACAATGATCTTACAGGAGTACTTCCAGGGAATTTGGCTACATCTTCATTGAAGAATTTCTCTGTCAATAATCAGGTAACCGGTGGTTTGTCTGGTACTCTTGAAGTTCTTGGAAAAATGACAGATTTAGTTCAAGTTTGGGTTAATAAGAATAAGTTTACAGGTGCAATTCCTGACTTGTCGAATTGTACTAATCTTTATGATTTAAACCTGAGGGATAATCAATTAACTGGTGTTGTTCCACGTTCATTGACGGAACTTCCTTCATTGAGGAAAGTTGCTTTATCTAATAATAAGTTAATGGGAGAGTTTCCGACTTTCAAAGCTGGAACTGATGTAACTATCAAAGGGCAGAATAGTTTTTGTAAAGAGGAACCAGGTCCATGTGATCCTCAAGTGACTACATTGTTAAAGATTGCTGAAGCATTAGGGTGGCCAGCTACTTTAGCTGATAAATGGCAAGGCAATGATGCTTGCCAAGATTGGCCTTTTATTACTTGTGATAATCAAAAGAAGAATGTTACTGTTGTTAATCTTGCCAAGAAACATTTTGCGGGTACGATTTCACCAGCGTTTGCGGAACTTGgttcgttgaagagtttgttctTGAATGATAATAATCTTACAGGTTCAATTCCTGATGGTTTGTTGAACTTGACTCAGCTTCAAACTGTTGATGTTAGTAACAATGATCTCTCAGGATTAGTTCCTGCATATCCCTCAGAAAAAGTTAAACTGAAGTTCGACGGTAATCCAAATTGGGGTAAAGTGATAGCTCCTAGTGGTTCTCCTCCCAGTGGTGATCCGTCGTCTCCTGATGGTCAACCTGGAGCACATAAGAATGCTTCTGTATCAGCAGGTATGATAGCCGGTGTTGTAATTGCTGTAATTGTTTTTCTGGCTGTCGCATTGTTAGTTGGTTATAAATATTTCAAGAGAAAGCACCACGTGGAATTTGGGAGGGTTCAAAGTCCTCCTAGAAATGGGAAAGAAATTGCAAGGGGTACTGGAACTGCGGGCAGTAGTAGTAGGAATGGCTATGGTGGTGTTGCCACTGAATTGACCagtcagagcagcggcgacaacaACAGTGAAGCTCAGTACTTTGAAGGGGGTAACGTCACGATTTCTATTGAGGTTCTTCGACAAGTTACTGACAATTTCAGTGAGAAGAACATATTGGGCAGGGGAGGATTTGGAATAGTGTATAAAGGAGAACTTCACGATGGCACTCAAATAGCAGTGAAGAGAATGGAATCGAATTTAATGGGTACAAAGGGATTAAATGAATTTCAAGCAGAAATTGCAGTTCTAACCAAGGTTAGACATAGGCATTTGGTGGCCTTATTGGGATTCTGTGTTAATGGGCACGAGAGGCTTTTGGTGTACGAGTACATGCCACAGGGGACTTTGAGCCATCATTTGTTTGAGTGGAGTCAAAGTGGAGGCAATCCTCTTACATGGAAACAAAGGGTTTCAATAGCATTGGATGTAGCCCGAGGAGTTGAGTATTTGCACAGTCTAGCCCAGCAGAGTTTCATTCACAGAGATTTAAAGCCTACAAATATTCTTCTTGGGGATGATATGAGAGCCAAGGTTGCAGATTTCGGTCTTGTAAAAAATGCACCTGACGGGAAGTATTCACTTGAGACACGATTAGCAGGAACATTCGGATATCTTGCACCAGAATATGCTG CTACTGGCAGGGTGACAAGAAAGGTGGATGTGTATGCATATGGAGTTGTATTAATGGAAATACTCACTGGTAGAAAAGCTCTGGATGAGAACTTGCCAGACGAACAATCTCATCTCGTAACATGGTTCCGTAGAGTCCTCATCAACAAAGATAGTGTCAGAAAGCATATTGACCCCACACTTGACCCAGATGATGAAACTTACGGGAACATTTTGACAGTGGCTGAACTTGCTGGCCATTGCACGGCTCGTGATCCTTCTCAGAGACCTGAAATGGGACATGCAGTTAATGTACTGGGTCCTCTAGTAGAACAGTGGAAACCTActcgagatgaagaagaagatgcatacGGAATTGATCTCCATATGAGCCTCCCTCAAGCTTTAATGAGATGGCAGTCAGATGAAGGAACTTCGACGATGGCTACTGGTCATTATTCTCATACGCGCACTTCTAGTCTAGGAGACAGTCAATCAAGTATACCCACCAAGCCATCCGGATTTGCTGACACGTTTAATTCAATGGATTGCAGATAA